In a single window of the Gossypium hirsutum isolate 1008001.06 chromosome A13, Gossypium_hirsutum_v2.1, whole genome shotgun sequence genome:
- the LOC107903421 gene encoding PLASMODESMATA CALLOSE-BINDING PROTEIN 3 isoform X2 gives MSLLISLLMFLAMTGHSSATYCLCRDGLGDQALQKTLDYACGAGADCSAILQKGGCYNPNTVKDHCNYAVNSYFQKKGQAQGSCDFSGTATVSADPPSNIASTCSFPSSSTGMTTPTGTTTGTPTTTGSSTGTPSTVFGGAGTTLGPTGTTATGFNDQSNAVGLFIKNINFFFTFAIMTLCIVGLSWI, from the exons ATGTCTCTTTTAATCTCCCTACTCATGTTCTTAGCCATGACTGGCCATTCAA GTGCTACTTATTGCTTATGTAGAGATGGGTTAGGGGATCAAGCTCTTCAAAAGACCCTGGATTATGCTTGTGGAGCTGGAGCTGATTGTTCTGCAATTCTACAAAAAGGTGGTTGCTATAACCCCAACACTGTGAAAGATCACTGCAACTATGCTGTCAATAGTTATTTCCAAAAGAAAGGTCAAGCACAAGGAAGCTGTGATTTTTCAGGCACTGCTACTGTTAGTGCCGATCCTCCTTCAA ATATTGCTTCTACTTGCAGCTTTCCCTCTAG TAGCACAGGCATGACCACACCAACTGGGACAACCACCGGCACACCAACCACCACTGGCTCAAGCACAGGGACTCCAAGCACAGTGTTTGGTGGTGCAGGGACAACCTTAGGTCCAACAGGGACAACAGCAACCGGCTTCAATGATCAAAGCAATGCTGTGGGTCTTTTCATAAAGAATATAAACTTT
- the LOC107903421 gene encoding PLASMODESMATA CALLOSE-BINDING PROTEIN 3 isoform X1, whose protein sequence is MSLLISLLMFLAMTGHSSATYCLCRDGLGDQALQKTLDYACGAGADCSAILQKGGCYNPNTVKDHCNYAVNSYFQKKGQAQGSCDFSGTATVSADPPSNIASTCSFPSSTGMTTPTGTTTGTPTTTGSSTGTPSTVFGGAGTTLGPTGTTATGFNDQSNAVGLFIKNINFFFTFAIMTLCIVGLSWI, encoded by the exons ATGTCTCTTTTAATCTCCCTACTCATGTTCTTAGCCATGACTGGCCATTCAA GTGCTACTTATTGCTTATGTAGAGATGGGTTAGGGGATCAAGCTCTTCAAAAGACCCTGGATTATGCTTGTGGAGCTGGAGCTGATTGTTCTGCAATTCTACAAAAAGGTGGTTGCTATAACCCCAACACTGTGAAAGATCACTGCAACTATGCTGTCAATAGTTATTTCCAAAAGAAAGGTCAAGCACAAGGAAGCTGTGATTTTTCAGGCACTGCTACTGTTAGTGCCGATCCTCCTTCAA ATATTGCTTCTACTTGCAGCTTTCCCTCTAG CACAGGCATGACCACACCAACTGGGACAACCACCGGCACACCAACCACCACTGGCTCAAGCACAGGGACTCCAAGCACAGTGTTTGGTGGTGCAGGGACAACCTTAGGTCCAACAGGGACAACAGCAACCGGCTTCAATGATCAAAGCAATGCTGTGGGTCTTTTCATAAAGAATATAAACTTT